One segment of Solanum stenotomum isolate F172 chromosome 1, ASM1918654v1, whole genome shotgun sequence DNA contains the following:
- the LOC125854644 gene encoding nuclear transcription factor Y subunit B-4-like translates to MVDEQVKLVPIANVGRIMKQILPPTAKISKEAKETMQECASEFISFVTGEASDKCQKENRRTVNGDDICWALSSLGFDNYAEVMLRYLYKLRDFERLRANQNKLGLNDDDEEAPSAPLEFNIMERVQRRRFN, encoded by the coding sequence ATGGTGGATGAACAAGTGAAATTGGTACCAATAGCCAATGTAGGAAGGATTATGAAACAAATCTTGCCACCAACAGCCAAAATATCCAAAGAAGCAAAAGAGACAATGCAAGAATGTGCATCAGAATTTATAAGTTTTGTAACAGGTGAAGCATCTGACAAGTGTCAAAAGGAGAATCGTCGAACGGTTAATGGAGATGACATCTGTTGGGCTCTGAGTTCACTTGGTTTTGACAACTATGCAGAGGTTATGTTGAGGTACTTGTATAAGTTGAGGGACTTTGAAAGATTAAGAgctaatcaaaataaattaggtttaaatgatgatgatgaagaagctCCAAGTGCACCATTAGAGTTTAATATAATGGAAAGGGTGCAACGTAGACGcttcaattaa